Within the Bradyrhizobium cosmicum genome, the region CATCATCGGCGATCCCCGTCCGGCGGTGACGCAGTACATCGCGCTGCATAAGCTCAACGAGGGCACCTATCCCTCGCTCGCCGTGCTGGTGAAGGACGTCGGCGACCAGGTTGCCAAATATGGCTCGCTCAACAAGGTGCCGGCCGAAGCCGTCGGCAACACCCGCAACGACATGTACCTGACCTCGGAAGCCATCCGCTTCCTGATGAAGGACAAGGAAAACGACCTCAGCAAAGACGATGTCGCGGTGCTCAACACCTACAAGGGCTCGCTCGACGCCGCCACGAAGTTCATCCCGAACTGGGTGAAGATCGCGGTCGCCATCGCGCTTGGCCTCGGCACCATGATTGGCTGGAAGCGTATCGTGGTCACGGTCGGTGAGAAGATCGGCAAGACCCATCTCACCTATGCGCAAGGCGCCTCCGCCGAGCTCGTCGCCGCCGCCACGATCGGCGCGGCCGACGTGTTCGGCCTGCCGGTCTCGACCACCCACGTGCTGTCGTCCGGCGTCGCCGGCACCATGGCCGCGAACGGATCCGGCCTGCAAATGGCGACCATCCGCAACCTGCTGATGGCCTGGGTACTGACGCTGCCTTGCGCGATTGCGCTGTCGGCGACGCTCTACGTGATCTTCTCGCGGATCTTCTGATCTTCCTTCCCTCTCCCCGTTCTTACGGGGAGAGGGTTAGGGTGAGGGGCTGCATCCGCGATCACCGTGAGAGACGGACTCGCGGAGAGTCCCCCTCACCCAAATTCGATCTTCGATCGAATTTGACCTCTCCCCGCAAGCGGGGCGAGTGAACAACAAGCCTTACGACGCCGCGAGCTGTTCCTCGACCAGCTTGACCCAGTAGGACGTGCCGAACACGATCGCCTCGTCGTTGAAGTTGTAGGCGGGGTGATGCAGGCCGGCGCTGTCGCCGTTGCCGCAGAAGATGAAGGCGCCGGGCCGGGCTTCCAGCATATAGGCGAAATCTTCGGCGCCCATCAGTGGCGGCATCTCGTGCACATTGCCATCGCCCGCGACTTGCTTCGCGATGCGCTTGGCGACCTCGGTCTCCGCGGCGTGATTGATCACGACGGGATAGTTGTTCTTGTAGTGCAGATCGATCCTGGCGCCGGTGATCTGCGCCACGCCGGCCACCACTTCGCGGACGCGCTTCTCGACCAGCTTGCGCACCTCCGGCGACAGCGTGCGGATGGTGCCCCTCAACGTCGCGGTCTGCGGAATGACGTTGCGGGCGTTACCGGCATGGAATTCGCAGATCGAGATCACGGCCGATTCCAGCGGATCGACGCTGCGCGCGACGATCGACTGCAAGGCGGTGATCACTTGCGCGCCGACCAGCACAGAATCGACGCATTTGTGCGGACGCGCGGCATGGCCGCCGAGACCTTCGATGTTGATGTCGACCTCGTCGGTTGCCGCCATGATGGCGCCCGGCCGGATCGCAAACGAGCCGACCGGAATGCCCGGACCGTTGTGCATGCCGTAGACCTGCTCGATGCCGAAGCGCTCCATCAGGCCGTCCTTGACCATGGCTGCGCCACCGGCGCCGCCCTCCTCGGCCGGCTGGAAGATCACCACCGCGTCGCCGGCGAAGTTGCGGGTCTCGGCGAGGTAGCGGGCTGCGCCGAGCAGCATCGCGGTATGGCCGTCGTGGCCGCAGGCGTGCATCTTGCCGGGCGTCTTGGAGGCGTAAGGCAGGTTGGTCTGCTCGTCGACCGGCAGCGCGTCCATGTCGGCACGCATGCCGATCACCTTGAGCCCCTCGCCGGCCGGCTTGCTGCCCTTGATCACTCCGACCACACCGGTCTGGCCAAGACCGGTCACGACCTGATCGCAGCCGAACTCGCGCAGCCGATCTGCCACGAATGCTGCGGTGCGGTGGACGTCATACAGCAGCTCTGGATGCTCGTGGATGTCCCGGCGCCAAGCCTGAATATCGGGTTGAAGGTCGGCGACGCGATTCACGATGGGCATGGAGGATCTCAAGCTCTGTTAAAAATGCAGGACTGTCTACCATGCAAGGGCGAGTCCACCCAACCGGCCCAGCTGAGGCCTGGCCCTGCCCGCCCGGCATGGCCGGAATGGCCGGACTTGTCCCGACCCGCCGCGTCTGCCTATTAGGATGGAACGTTAAGTGACCATCCGGGTGGAAACAGAATGCCAAGGCGGCTTGAAGGTGAGTTTGACTATATCGTCGTCGGAGCCGGTACAGCCGGCTGTATCCTCGCCAACCGGCTCTCGGCCGTACCAGGAAACCGCGTTCTCATCCTCGAAGCCGGCGGCGATGACAACTGGATCTGGTTTCACATCCCGGTCGGCTATCTCTTCGCGATCGGCAATCCACGCTCGGACTGGATGTTCAAAACAGAGGCCGAGCCGGGCCTGAACGGCCGCGCACTCGCCTATCCCCGCGGCAAGGTCATCGGCGGCTGCTCGGCGATCAACGCCATGATCTCGATGCGCGGACAGGCCGCCGATTACGACCACTGGCGCCAGCTCGGCTTGACCGGATGGGGCTATGACGACGTGCTGCCGCTGTTCAAGCGGCTGGAAGATCATTTCCTCGGCGCGAGCGAGCACCACGGCGCCGGCGGTGGCTGGCGCATCGAGGCGCCGCGGCTGTCGTGGGATGTCCTCGATGCCGTCGGCGATGCCGCGGAAGAGATGGGCATCAAGCGCATTCCGGATTTCAACACCGGCGACAACGAAGGCACCAGCTATTTCCACGTGAACCAGAAGCGCGGCCGGCGCTGGTCGTCAGCGCGCGGCTTCCTCAAGCCGGCGCTGAACCGGGCGAACCTGCGGCTCGAGAAGCACGTGCTGGTCGACCGCCTCATCATCGAGCAGGGCCACGCCGTCGGCGTGCGTTTCATCCAGAACGGCGAGATCATCGAGGCGCGCGCCAAACGCGAGGTGGTGCTCTCGGCAGGCTCGATCGGCTCGGTGCAGGTGCTGCACCGCTCCGGCATCGGGCCCGCCGACTGGCTGTCGCCGCTCGGCGTCGACATCGTCATGGACAAGCCCGGCGTCGGACGCAATCTGCAGGACCATCTCCAGCAGCGCGCGATCTACAAGGTCGAGGGCGTGCGCACGCTGAACGAGACCTATTACAATCTGTTCCGCCGCGGCATGATGGGGCTCGACTATGCGTTCCGCCGCCGTGGGCCGCTGACGATGGCGCCGTCGCAGCTCGGCATCTTCACGCGCTCCGACGCGACGCGCGCGCGCGCCAATATCCAGTTCCACGTGCAGCCGCTGTCGCTCGACAAGTTCGGCGATCCGCTGCACCGCTTCCCCGCGATCACGGTGAGCGCCTGCAATCTCCAGCCAACCTCGCGCGGCACCGTGCGGCTGCGTTCGGCGAGCCCTGATGAGAAGCCGATCATCGCGCCGAACTATCTGTCGACCGATGACGACCGCCAGGTCGGCGCCGACGCCATCCGCACCACCCGCCGCCTGATGAAGCAACAGGCGCTGGCGAAATATCGCCCGAGCGAATATCTGCCCGGCCCTACCGTCGGCGACGACGACGCCTCGCTCGCCAAGGCTGCCGGCGACATCGGCACCACCATCTTCCATCCCGTCGGCACCGCGAAGATGGGCGCGGCGAACGATCCGATGGCGGTGGTCGACGAGCGCCTGCGCTTCTATGGCCTCGGCGGCCTTCGCATCGTCGACGCGTCCATCATGCCGACGATCACCTCGGGCAACACCAACACACCGACCGCGATGATCGCCGAGAAGGGCGCGACCATGATCCTGGAGGATGCGAAGTAGCGTCTCACCACCATGATCAAACCACACCGCTTTTCAATCGGCCCCGCCGACGCAGAGATCGCCATGCTGCAATGGGGCGAGAGCGGCAAACCACCCGCGCTCCTCGTGCACGGCACCGGCTTCGTCGCCGATGTCTGGGACGAGGTCGCGCGCGATCTCGCCTCGACCTACACCGTCTATGCACTGGACCGCCGCGGCCACGGCGCCAGCCACAAGCCCGGCGCCTATCATTTCCTCGACTATGCCGAGGATGTCTGCCGGGTGATCGATACGCTTGAGCTGCGCGACGTCTACGGCATCGGCCACAGCGCCGGCGCAACCGATCTTCTGCTTGCGGCACAACTTCTGCCGGGACGTTTCACGCGCCTGTTCGTGATGGAGCCGACGGTCATGGACCCGCGCGCGGCACGTTCCGGAGGACTGAACGACGAATCCCTCGCGCGCGTCGAGGGCACGCTGCGCAGGCGCGCCGAGTTCGACAATGCCGACGCCGTGTTCGCGCGCTATCGCACCGCGCCGGCATTTGCGGATTGGACCGAGACGTCGCTGCGCGCCTATGTACGCCACGGCTTCGTCCCGCTCGACAGTGGTCGCGTTCGGCTTTGCTGCACGCCCGAGATCGAGTCGGCGATCCTGCGTCCGATCTACGAGGCGATGGAGCAGGTCTATGCTGGTGATGCCCGCGGCAATCCGTTCGGCGGGCTCGCCGGGATCGATTGCCCGGTGCGCGTCACGACCGCCGCGAAATCGGGGCCGATCTACCAGGAGATGGCGCGACGGGCCGTATCGCTAATTCCGCGCGTCAGCACGATGGTCTTCGAGGGCGCCGGGCACTGCGTGGCCCAGGAAGTGCCGGCGCGCGTGGTGGAAGCCGTGAGAGAGTTCGCGAAGTAACTCTCGTGCCCCGGACGCGCTGCAGTGAAACGCTGCCGCGCAGAGCCGGGGCCCATCTCACCGTGTACCGTGCGGCTTCCTGAGTCCCGGCTCTGCGGCGCACCGCCAAGAGGCGCTGCACCGCGTCCGGGACACGAGATCGACCTCACGAAAACGTCATCGCAACCGGGAATAAGCCCCTCCCTCCTCCAATCACCTCCCCGAAGCCCAATTCCGGGCGAGAGGAGCTGAGCGATGAGCGGACACGATCACGGCGAGGACGGCGTCAGCCGCCGCAAGGTGCTGGAGTGCATGACCTGGGCCGGCACCGGGGTGCTCTGGACCATCACCGGCGGCGTACCGCGCTCGCTCGGCATCATCGATTCCGCGCAAGCCGCGACCGCGGCGGCACCCGGCATGACCTTCCTCCAGATCAGCGACAGCCATGTCGGCTTCGACAAGCCGGCCAATCCCAATGCGCTCGGCACGCTGGAGGAAGCCGTCGCCAAAATCAACGCGATGCCGACGAAGCCGTCCTTCATGATTCACACCGGGGACATCACCCACCTGTCGAAGGCCGCCGAATTCGACAATGCCGACCGCATCATCTCGCAGAGCAAGCTCGACGTGCACTACGTGCCGGGCGAACATGACTTCCTCGACGAGGACGTGAAGTTCTATCGCGAGCGCTACGGTCGCGGCACCAAGGGGGCGGGCTGGTATTCCTTCGATGCCGGCGGCGTGCACTTCATCGGCCTCGTCAACGTCGTCGATCTCAAGGCCGGCGGCCTCGGCAATCTCGGCGCAGAGCAACTCGCCTGGCTCGAGGACGACCTGCGCGGCAAGTCGAAATCGACACCCATTGTGCTCTTTGCTCACATCCCGCTCTGGACCGTCTACCCCGAATGGGGCTGGGGCACCGAGGACGGCGGCCGCGCGCTCGAATACGTCAAGGGCTTTGGCTCGGTCACCGTGCTGAACGGTCACATCCACCAGGTGATGCAGAAGGTCGAGGGCAACGTCACCTTCCACACCGCGCGCTCGACCGCGTTCCCGCAGCCCGCACCGGGGACCGCGCCCTCGCCCGGACCGATGAAGGTCGAGGACGCCAGGCTCCGCGCCATGCTCGGCGTTGCCAGCGTCAACTTCAAGCAGAACGAGCAGCGGCTCGCGATCATCGACACGCCGCTGCAAGGCTGAACGGAAATTGACAATGAAGACACTCACTCGCCGCGACTTCGGTGTCGCTGTGGCCGCGGCCATCCTGTTGCCCGCAACAGCCGCCCGTGCCGACGACATGGAAGTCCACATCGACAATTTCGTATTCCAGCCGGCCGAGCTCACGGTCAAGGTCGGCACCACCGTGACCTGGACCAACCGGGACGACATTCCGCACACCGTGGTGTCGGCCGGCAAGTTCAGGTCAAAGACCCTGGACACCGACGACAAGTTCTCCTTCACCTTCACCAATGCGGGCGACTACAAATATTTTTGTTCGTTGCACCCGCACATGACGGGGATGATCAAGGTTGAGTAACGCATCCAACCAAGGCATCAACGTCTTGCCCGGCCGGTGGTCCCACGCCGGCCGGGCTCGTGTGCCCTCGGTCACACATGCCGACCAGACGAGCCTGGACGAGACGACGCGACGCGCAGAACAAGAGGCAAAGCGAGGAGCGATGCCC harbors:
- a CDS encoding M20 aminoacylase family protein, coding for MPIVNRVADLQPDIQAWRRDIHEHPELLYDVHRTAAFVADRLREFGCDQVVTGLGQTGVVGVIKGSKPAGEGLKVIGMRADMDALPVDEQTNLPYASKTPGKMHACGHDGHTAMLLGAARYLAETRNFAGDAVVIFQPAEEGGAGGAAMVKDGLMERFGIEQVYGMHNGPGIPVGSFAIRPGAIMAATDEVDINIEGLGGHAARPHKCVDSVLVGAQVITALQSIVARSVDPLESAVISICEFHAGNARNVIPQTATLRGTIRTLSPEVRKLVEKRVREVVAGVAQITGARIDLHYKNNYPVVINHAAETEVAKRIAKQVAGDGNVHEMPPLMGAEDFAYMLEARPGAFIFCGNGDSAGLHHPAYNFNDEAIVFGTSYWVKLVEEQLAAS
- a CDS encoding GMC family oxidoreductase; the encoded protein is MPRRLEGEFDYIVVGAGTAGCILANRLSAVPGNRVLILEAGGDDNWIWFHIPVGYLFAIGNPRSDWMFKTEAEPGLNGRALAYPRGKVIGGCSAINAMISMRGQAADYDHWRQLGLTGWGYDDVLPLFKRLEDHFLGASEHHGAGGGWRIEAPRLSWDVLDAVGDAAEEMGIKRIPDFNTGDNEGTSYFHVNQKRGRRWSSARGFLKPALNRANLRLEKHVLVDRLIIEQGHAVGVRFIQNGEIIEARAKREVVLSAGSIGSVQVLHRSGIGPADWLSPLGVDIVMDKPGVGRNLQDHLQQRAIYKVEGVRTLNETYYNLFRRGMMGLDYAFRRRGPLTMAPSQLGIFTRSDATRARANIQFHVQPLSLDKFGDPLHRFPAITVSACNLQPTSRGTVRLRSASPDEKPIIAPNYLSTDDDRQVGADAIRTTRRLMKQQALAKYRPSEYLPGPTVGDDDASLAKAAGDIGTTIFHPVGTAKMGAANDPMAVVDERLRFYGLGGLRIVDASIMPTITSGNTNTPTAMIAEKGATMILEDAK
- a CDS encoding alpha/beta fold hydrolase, producing MIKPHRFSIGPADAEIAMLQWGESGKPPALLVHGTGFVADVWDEVARDLASTYTVYALDRRGHGASHKPGAYHFLDYAEDVCRVIDTLELRDVYGIGHSAGATDLLLAAQLLPGRFTRLFVMEPTVMDPRAARSGGLNDESLARVEGTLRRRAEFDNADAVFARYRTAPAFADWTETSLRAYVRHGFVPLDSGRVRLCCTPEIESAILRPIYEAMEQVYAGDARGNPFGGLAGIDCPVRVTTAAKSGPIYQEMARRAVSLIPRVSTMVFEGAGHCVAQEVPARVVEAVREFAK
- a CDS encoding metallophosphoesterase family protein: MSGHDHGEDGVSRRKVLECMTWAGTGVLWTITGGVPRSLGIIDSAQAATAAAPGMTFLQISDSHVGFDKPANPNALGTLEEAVAKINAMPTKPSFMIHTGDITHLSKAAEFDNADRIISQSKLDVHYVPGEHDFLDEDVKFYRERYGRGTKGAGWYSFDAGGVHFIGLVNVVDLKAGGLGNLGAEQLAWLEDDLRGKSKSTPIVLFAHIPLWTVYPEWGWGTEDGGRALEYVKGFGSVTVLNGHIHQVMQKVEGNVTFHTARSTAFPQPAPGTAPSPGPMKVEDARLRAMLGVASVNFKQNEQRLAIIDTPLQG
- a CDS encoding cupredoxin domain-containing protein, with amino-acid sequence MKTLTRRDFGVAVAAAILLPATAARADDMEVHIDNFVFQPAELTVKVGTTVTWTNRDDIPHTVVSAGKFRSKTLDTDDKFSFTFTNAGDYKYFCSLHPHMTGMIKVE